In the Mastacembelus armatus chromosome 16, fMasArm1.2, whole genome shotgun sequence genome, CGTGTGACTCTGCGCCGACGAGGGCGACACCGACAGCGCCCGCGGGTCGATCTGCTGGTACTCGCAGTTCTTCATCCCGTAAACAGTACCGACACGGTTCGGGGGGAGCTAAAGGCACACGCAAACCTCCTTCTCGCTGGGTTTTCGACACCACAGTTCCCTCAAGACTCCGTCATTGTCCGCTGATATTTTACTTGTTCCGTTATCGTTCAGCCGCTCATCCTGaaagctaacgctagctagctaGAGCATCATCAAAAGCATTTTTCTCCCTAGCTGAGATTTACGAGCTGACTCGAGGTTAACTACCATCTTTTTGGTAGTTAAATTAAAGCCGCTCATAAACTGTAGTTCTCATTTTGGTACACGAATTCAACACAAACAAGACGAGCTTCGGCTCAAGACTGTTGCAGCCGTTCACGTTTCCCCTTTCTTGACCAACACGCAAAGTACGTCACGGCGTAAACGCTGACGTAGCCATCCCAGACTCACCGCTGATTGGTAGCTGCATAAACACATCAGATATGCCTGTCGATGATTTGTAAATCAGCGGTAAACCCCAGCGATAAATCCGTTTGAATTGGCACGAACGGCGCCAGGTGCTTtgattcattttaattcattatAAACCAGTAAAAGgagttattaattattaatagtCTGCTCTTTATGACGCTGCTGCTATTCTGTTGCTGTGGGTAATTTGAGGGAATTAGTCATTTGAGGGGAGTTTCAATACAAACATACGCGTATAAGATACATACAGGCTGAGAATATAAGCTATTTGACTGTTTAAATTCATAATTTCAGATAATTTCATCAGTCATCCCTATTGGGTCAGAGCAGACCTGATACATATTGGGTAACTACTTCTGATGAACTCTATTATTGagaaatcagtgtttttgttttcctttctgaaCATGGAAACTGGAAACCATGCTTTGATTAGGTGTGATGGGAAGAAATTAATTTGAGGATTCGATGACATTTACTTATGGCAGTTAAGATGTTTCAGATCCTCCTGTTCACACATCAAAGTGTCGATCCCAAATTGCTTCCATTCACCAGAACAAAACTTTGCATGACAGCTCACCGCCATCTGTGTCAGTGCATGTGAATGGGTGAAAGAAAGCACATGAAGGCACATTTTACGATGCTTTAGATCAAAACACCATACAAATGCAACCATTTACCATTAATATAACAAAACACGCCTTACACACTGAATCTGTTCTGTTATCTATGTAGTCTACATGTGACATTGGTAAATCAAGACCCCTGTAAACCCGTGTCACTGTAATCATATCCACTTTTTTGAAAGTGCTTGGCTTCCCTGTAAAAGATGGGTACTTGCTGGTATATTTCATTGTGTATTTCCAGTTTATAGGTATTTGTCAAATAAAACTGGTAATGAATCCTTAATCACATTGTGTTTCTACATAAATTGATTCTCCACACCTTCACCTGCTGACAATAGCAACTTCagcgccatgaaataaaactatttaCATGCCGTAGGGAGACTATTTCAAATGTGAAAGCTAACCTTCTTTACATCTAAACACAATagagatgttttatttaatgccAAGaaaaaattacatgaaaataaaaagtcactgAGGACCCCTTCATGGcagcaaaatgtttatttttttcattcatgccCAAAAGTCCAAAATTATAACTTGGAATAATTCTTCCAACCATGCAATGCAAAATtcaactgaataaataaaattgttccagcaacaaataaaaatatagtgtTCCCAAAATTTACAACCAGTGTTCAAAAAAGTTCCAGATATAACATATATTTGAATTTGTTcttaaacaaagacaaacatattAGACTGAGGTGTGCAAACCAAAGTGAAATAGCCATAATGTATGAAAAAGTCTGGATCAATGTAATCAGGCTCTATGTAGCACTGGGAACCATTACCAGCACTTTTATAttctactttttttttgcttcagatTAGTTTTTCTCAATATAATTTATAGTGATTTAGTGAAGCACTGTAAAATCACCCTTGTATGGCTTGTTATAATTTCAATATGGTGCACAGCGCAGTCCTACATAGAACAACTGAACTTAAAACTCAGAATAGTGTCCAAAGTCACGTCCATGGCAGGAAGTTACAATGCAGTGCAAGTCCCAACACCCAGTAAGAGAGGAAGTATCCCAGGATGGTCTGTGTGGTAGGAGAACAGATTTTAAAGTGTAGCAGGAGTGCAATAATGGTGTTTTGAGGAGTATGCATGCATCCATTTCTGGAATTTATCTGTAGCTGTACACTGGGGTTTGATGTTTTCCTTCGATGAAGAAGTGGCTCATTGAGGAGGAGCAGATGAGCACTTATCCAGAAGGGCACAGGTGATGAAGAGGCCATGAATCTAGTTAGAACCTTAAAAAGTAGAGTAAAAATAGGAATGAGTGgaaattaacatttatttatcattctCAGATGGATTAATTGTTCCACGAGAAGGTTATTACATGATTTACTTAcctgcacatgcatgcacagtgtTCCAAACACCAGAAGTACTGTTGAGTGTAcgacatacacaaacactctgGGATTGAAGAATCCTGGTATAGGCTTGTCAAGTCCTTTAGCTGCACCTGTCTCCCAGAGTCCAAGTCTAAGACACAATTCTGGATTAGCTTGAAAATAGGCATAAGCTGCCATTATACCAAGAGTAGCCATAGGTACAGCTAGAATAAAGTTTGGTATCTGCCTCAATTCAAAGTATCGAAGGAAGCCCACATCCCAATATACATCCTGGATATGAGAGTAAAGAAGGGGGAGGGGTCGCATGCACCACAGGGGCGGTGGACCATTTTCATCTGGAACCCTGTAACCTTTCCGGTCAGCCAGCGACAGAAGAGCAGGATGGATCCGCTCCAGAGAGACGGATGGTGTGCAGAACGTTCGATAGCCATAGTACTGGAAAGCACAGAAGGGAAGGGCAATAATCGCTGTTCCCAAGAGGGAGGTGAGCAAGAAACGGATGATGACACA is a window encoding:
- the pigv gene encoding palmitoyltransferase ZDHHC18-A isoform X1, which gives rise to MDVRAVLEFATVTRVLSLFLQAVLNAAIPDHEADAFRPPRTEEPLYLDSTVEWLFGGLSHWDAEHFLFIAERGYLYEHNFAFFPLFPVILRGLAEMLLWPLSSWLSVRGRLLLAVALGNTALFLLSVVALHALSRMVLQDRRLALLSSLLYCITPANVFMTAGYSESLFAALTFGGLFLLEKGFTFRACLALSIATAARSNGLVNIGFLLYLPSLNAISQIRVYRTTTKGHSKFFHYICVIIRFLLTSLLGTAIIALPFCAFQYYGYRTFCTPSVSLERIHPALLSLADRKGYRVPDENGPPPLWCMRPLPLLYSHIQDVYWDVGFLRYFELRQIPNFILAVPMATLGIMAAYAYFQANPELCLRLGLWETGAAKGLDKPIPGFFNPRVFVYVVHSTVLLVFGTLCMHVQVLTRFMASSSPVPFWISAHLLLLNEPLLHRRKTSNPSVQLQINSRNGCMHTPQNTIIALLLHFKICSPTTQTILGYFLSYWVLGLALHCNFLPWT